The following proteins come from a genomic window of Mycobacterium sp. DL:
- a CDS encoding thiolase family protein — MPTPVIVGAARTAIGRSFKGTLVNTPPETLITTVLPEVVRRSGVDPADIDDIIFAESHYGGGDLARYAADATGLQHVPGQSVNRHCAGSLTAIGNASAQIGSGMERVLIAGGVQSLSMTPLTNWRIPGPELKFEERWMPPTHVETADAPSKDMSITVGWNTAQSAGITREEMDVWAVRSHKRAVDAIDAGRFVDEIVPLKVTQFDGSVVDFSVDESPRRDTTLEKLAGLKVLHPEIEGFSITAGNASGTNDAAAGVALVERDYAAANGLDVMATVRAWGAIGVAPRDTGLGGVRVIAKVLDRAGLKPSDITLWEINEAFASVPIAACKEYGLDEDLVNFSGSGCSLGHPIAASGARMVTTLIYELQRRGGGIGMAAMCAGGGQGGAVIVEV, encoded by the coding sequence ATGCCAACACCCGTCATCGTCGGTGCTGCCAGGACGGCCATCGGCCGCTCATTCAAGGGCACGCTGGTCAACACGCCGCCCGAGACACTGATCACCACCGTCCTGCCCGAGGTGGTCCGGCGCTCCGGTGTCGACCCCGCTGACATCGACGACATCATCTTCGCCGAATCACATTACGGCGGAGGCGATCTGGCACGCTACGCTGCCGACGCCACAGGTCTCCAACATGTTCCGGGCCAGTCGGTCAACCGGCACTGCGCCGGCAGCCTGACCGCGATCGGCAACGCGTCGGCGCAGATCGGCTCCGGGATGGAGCGGGTGTTGATCGCCGGCGGGGTGCAGTCGCTGTCGATGACCCCGCTGACGAACTGGCGCATTCCCGGCCCCGAGCTGAAGTTCGAGGAACGCTGGATGCCGCCCACCCACGTCGAGACAGCAGACGCGCCGTCGAAGGACATGTCCATCACCGTGGGCTGGAACACCGCCCAGTCCGCGGGCATCACCCGTGAGGAAATGGACGTCTGGGCGGTGCGGTCACACAAGCGTGCCGTCGACGCCATCGACGCCGGCAGGTTCGTCGACGAGATCGTCCCCCTCAAGGTGACCCAGTTCGACGGATCGGTCGTCGACTTCAGCGTCGACGAGTCTCCCCGTCGCGACACCACGCTGGAGAAGCTGGCCGGGCTCAAGGTGCTGCACCCCGAGATCGAAGGCTTCTCGATCACGGCGGGCAACGCCAGCGGCACCAACGACGCCGCCGCCGGGGTCGCACTCGTCGAGCGTGACTACGCCGCCGCGAACGGACTCGACGTGATGGCGACCGTGCGCGCCTGGGGCGCCATCGGCGTGGCACCGCGCGACACCGGCCTCGGTGGGGTCAGGGTGATCGCCAAGGTGCTCGACCGGGCCGGACTCAAGCCGTCGGACATCACCCTGTGGGAGATCAACGAGGCGTTCGCCTCCGTGCCGATCGCCGCGTGCAAGGAGTACGGACTCGACGAGGACCTGGTCAACTTCTCCGGAAGCGGATGCAGCCTCGGACATCCGATCGCCGCATCCGGCGCCCGCATGGTCACCA
- a CDS encoding enoyl-CoA hydratase/isomerase family protein encodes MTTSADDRVLFDVDRDKRIATITLNNPAQRNSYDASMRELLARYLDDVAEDDDITVVLLRGAEGVFSTGADMNNAYGWYGSQDAPEQKRRPSQRRRLTVDRRAFGFYHNLMGFPKVTVGEINGYALGGGFEMALMTDISVIGRSTKIGMPATRFLGPALGSLHMFFHRLGPVLARRMLLTGDIIEAADVEHLGIFTDTCDADSVVARARYWAEKAAKMPADGVVIAKEAFRLVEQSQAYQGEEVASYLFHAYGTNLQFAPGEFNFVKTRAQHGTREAFRLRDEHFHVAEPE; translated from the coding sequence ATGACCACCTCCGCTGATGACCGTGTGCTGTTCGACGTGGACCGGGACAAGCGCATCGCGACCATCACGCTGAACAATCCCGCGCAGCGCAACTCCTACGACGCGTCGATGCGTGAACTGCTCGCGCGCTACCTCGACGACGTCGCCGAGGACGACGACATCACCGTGGTGCTGCTGCGCGGGGCCGAGGGGGTGTTCAGCACCGGGGCCGACATGAACAATGCCTACGGTTGGTACGGCTCTCAAGACGCTCCCGAGCAGAAACGCCGCCCGAGCCAACGGCGCAGGCTCACGGTGGATCGTAGGGCGTTCGGCTTCTACCACAATTTGATGGGCTTTCCGAAGGTCACGGTGGGCGAGATCAACGGCTACGCACTGGGCGGCGGCTTCGAGATGGCGCTGATGACCGACATCTCGGTGATCGGGCGCTCCACGAAGATCGGGATGCCCGCAACCCGATTCCTGGGCCCCGCACTCGGCAGCCTGCACATGTTCTTCCATCGCCTCGGACCTGTACTGGCCCGGCGCATGCTGCTCACCGGCGACATCATCGAGGCCGCCGACGTCGAACACCTCGGGATCTTCACCGACACCTGCGACGCCGATTCGGTGGTCGCGCGGGCGCGGTACTGGGCCGAGAAGGCCGCGAAAATGCCCGCCGACGGGGTCGTGATCGCCAAGGAGGCCTTCCGCCTGGTCGAGCAGAGCCAGGCGTATCAGGGCGAGGAGGTGGCGAGCTACCTCTTCCACGCCTACGGCACGAACCTGCAGTTCGCACCCGGTGAATTCAACTTCGTCAAGACCCGCGCGCAGCACGGCACCAGGGAGGCGTTCCGGTTGCGCGACGAACATTTCCACGTCGCCGAACCGGAGTGA
- a CDS encoding GntR family transcriptional regulator, translating into MSAPRIRQPRVAELVASRLRDDILTGRLKEGDVLPSQESLFAEFGVSPPAVREAIHILESDGLISVRRGNVGGAVVHLPSAERTAQMISMVLQTRAATPGDVSEALLHLEPICAGMCAARADRMAEVVPHLQAAIDTQAEQFDNPARYVPNARRFHEAIVSRCGNEPMILLIGSLEVIWSAHESSVWSDERHPGDPMEPRTMRAALRDHHRLLDAIADGNAARAVRLAQDHLAVARRNTLAAGRGKTIEAKLISNSDR; encoded by the coding sequence GTGTCAGCACCGCGCATTCGTCAGCCACGGGTCGCAGAGCTCGTGGCATCCAGGCTGCGTGACGACATCCTTACCGGTCGGCTCAAGGAGGGCGACGTACTACCGTCGCAGGAGAGCCTGTTCGCCGAGTTCGGGGTCAGCCCACCCGCGGTCCGCGAAGCAATCCACATCCTGGAATCCGACGGCCTGATCTCCGTGCGGCGGGGCAATGTCGGCGGGGCGGTGGTGCACCTACCCTCGGCCGAGCGGACCGCGCAGATGATCAGCATGGTGCTGCAGACGCGCGCTGCCACACCCGGTGACGTCAGCGAAGCGCTGCTGCACCTGGAGCCGATCTGCGCCGGGATGTGCGCCGCGCGCGCAGACCGGATGGCCGAAGTGGTGCCTCATCTGCAGGCGGCGATCGACACACAGGCCGAGCAGTTCGACAACCCGGCACGATATGTACCCAACGCCCGCAGGTTTCACGAGGCGATCGTCTCCCGGTGCGGCAACGAGCCGATGATTCTGCTCATCGGATCGCTCGAAGTCATCTGGTCGGCGCACGAATCGTCGGTGTGGAGCGACGAACGACATCCCGGCGATCCGATGGAACCCAGGACGATGCGGGCAGCGCTGCGCGATCACCACCGACTGCTCGACGCCATCGCCGACGGGAATGCCGCACGCGCAGTGCGGTTGGCTCAGGATCACCTTGCCGTCGCCCGTCGCAACACTCTTGCTGCCGGACGTGGGAAAACCATTGAGGCAAAGCTGATCTCGAACAGCGACCGATGA